In Mugil cephalus isolate CIBA_MC_2020 chromosome 7, CIBA_Mcephalus_1.1, whole genome shotgun sequence, the sequence GTAATGACAGAATGATGTTTTTCAATGCGAAGAACCTATATGAAATTATTCTTATGGCAACAgctggcatcttttttttttttcagtaagaaCCTGTTAAATCTCATTGTACTGAACCTGCTCAACACCAAACAGTAGATACTTGAAGCTGATGAACGCTGCAGCTAAAGAGCCAGATGTTTCCCTCAAACACTGGCTTAAAGTATGATGTTATGTCAGTATTCAAATATTGGAGCTTTAACTATGCTGCTGTTTCCTTGTTAGTGGTGGAGACCATGAGGGCAGCCCTGCAGAAGCTGGAGACCAGAGTAGCTGTGCTGGAAAAGACTCCTGCACAAGCAGCCGTCCCCTGTGCTAAGGTAGATGATTAAGAATTAACCCttaaaaaccaaacagattGCCGGCTATTTGTTAAAGCTTCCGGTTTTTCAATGACCCTAACTCAGTTAGTTTGTGCTTCGTCCTCCCTTGCACATAatcttttgttctgtcttttattatgCCTCTTTAAACATGATCTTTTAATTGTGTGACGAGATTAAAAACCAGAATCCcttttattggccaagtatgtgtgcacatacaaggaatagCTCATTGCTACAGAACAAAGTACATAAGTAAATGTAAACAATAGAAAATTGTACAACATGCAAAGATGCATAAGGTGATTTTCTAACCTTTAAATTGTATTGTTCAGGCTGCCCCAGTCCAAGCCGCTCCAGTCAAAGAGGTAAAGATGGAAAAtggtgatgatgacgatgacgacGACGTGGATCTGTTCGGCAgcgatgatgaggaggaggttgaCCGTGTCAAACAGGAGCGCCTGGAAGCCTATGCTGCCAAGAAAGCCAAGAAACCCGCCCTCATTGCCAAATCATCCATCATCTTGGACGTCAAGCCTGTATGTACCATCCAAGTCCTTCAAATGTGCTCTGAGATAAACTCTTTTTGTGggaagaaatataaatttggtATATTGACTTAGGTTACATCACTGTTTCAATGACATGTTAAGTTGTTCTCATTTTCTTATATACCTAAGTTAATGTTGAGTTTTTCTCAAGGGGACGGAGTAtagaatacaaataaaattaattcatacatatgtatatagaAATATTTGTTAACGATTTaatcctgtctgtgttcctATTGTTTAGTGACATTGACGTTCttcctcatttgtttgtttagtgGGATGATGAGACAGACATGGCAAAGCTGGAGGAGTGTGTGCGCTCGGTGCAGATGGACGGGCTCCTGTGGGGAGCGTCCAAGCTTGTGCCAGTGGGCTACGGCATCAAGAAGCTGCAGATCAACTGTGTGGTCGAGGACGACAAAGTCGGCACCGacatcctggaggaggagatcatCAAGTTCGAGGACTTTGTGAGTATTGATGACACTGGTATCAGGAGTCACTTGGgttttaatttgattatttttttgtggcatCCATAAATTTACCTGCTGAGCTTTCAAAATGACATCTTTGATACCATCTCAGTATAAAACTGCAGTATCAGTACTTTAACATGCACTGTAGTAACTGTTTACTTTAACTCCATGTATGGTGTATATACTCCGTATACACAGATACATCAGATTTCTCCACTTATTTTGGAAGTTTACTTTAAAAGTAGCCAAGatgaacaatgaaaacaaacaggtgttttttttgtcaagtaCAATTTCAATCCAACTTTGGACACCTATCTACAAAAGAACACCACTGTTCTGGTAAACTCTGCATTGTAAGTCTGTTTTCTAAATAGAAACATATTGAATTTGCTCTTATACAGGGCCAAGAGATTGAATTTAGCTGGAAACATCTGGTCCTTTTAATCTCCTGCTTCCTTAGAAAAACCAAGtttcttgtttacatttaaGATACCCGCTTTCTAAAGAAGGCCAACTGCAACCTGGTTGTTAAAGTGTATGTATTAtctaaatgtatgtaaatagaATTGCAGAATTCGTACAGCAGTTTCCTATTGGGAGGAAAAATATCTTTTGTCAATTTTTAAGGGGACAATCACAAGCCACAGTAAAAGCCTCTAAATATTGAACTTTTGCTTTCAATGTTGAGGGGAATAAATTAcattatgaattaaaaaaaaatactttattttcaatAGATGTTCTTCTGAATACACATCTGTTAATACAACAAATGACAAACTTAAATCTATTTTCCTTTATCTGCAGATCCAGAGTATTGATGTTGCTGCCTTCAATAAGATCTAAAGTCCATCGGCCGGTTCCCAGCTCCACCAAAGTATTGCTGCTGCTCTCGGCTTGTATGGTTATTAAAAAGCAAAGCTGTGAGCATAAACATCGTCTCAGTTTCGTTATTTTCTCTGTGAGATAAATGGTTTCAACCCCATATTTACAAGGGGAATTAAACTGCTTTTGATGCTGTCCAGTCAATTTCACACTTGAAGAGAGGACAGCTTCAACGTAGAGCCCAACCCCACCCAAAATCCCGGGTATACAGGCTGAGTGAATGTTGTCTTTGCTTTGTAAATTGGAACCATTGTTTCAGAGACATTGTAGAAAGATAAAGTCCCACCTCTGAAGTCCAGATACACTCCtattctgctgctgcaactAGTAGCTATGGTCACGCTCTCTTTATTGTGCTGAAATGAACAGTCTGTGTTAGAGCAGTCCAGGCTCCAGGACTTGGAGTTGTGTCCCAGCTTGGAGTCGCTCCCTCCTCCACTCCTGCTCATGTTTTTGTAGCAGATGCCAATGGAAACTCCTCCACTTCCAGaccactccacctcccagtagcAGCGCCCTGCCATGCCGGCTCTGCACAGCACCTGGGCCCAGCTGGTGAATCGATCCGGGTGGTCTGGATAAGGCTGCGCTTCCGATCGCGTGGTCACCCCCCTCCGCCCATCGGAGAACCACAGAAAAGGGTTGGCTGAGTTCGGGTCCAGGGTTATGTCACTGTGGTCTGGACAGAGGACATGGACAAAAACCAACTAGAGATCGTTGTGTATATTACAGTCAAGGTTAACAGTAATCAAATAATTATACTCACACTGTAGAAAATCTGCTCTTGTCTTTGGCTCCGTGTTGAATGATATCTCGATGTCTTTAGCTATTTAGATGCAGGGGATAAATGAATTGTGCTTTAAATGTACAGTTTAATAAGCCCTGTCCtctagttactgttgctattccctatgatatgaatttttaatattttaacggGGAGTTGACATTTATTGTGCATATGCATTAATAACATCTGTGACATTTGTTCTTACATTAtgatcacaaataaaaaatatcttgGGAGTAGAAAACATGGAAAAGTTTTTGTTTACAAAGTATTTAGTGGAAAAATACTTTCACTATTAGAAATGAAAGGGAAAGAGTAGAACTAATATTTAATACATGCAGGCTGTAAACTAGTTAGCCGGGCATGCTAACAATTTAGCTTCCTGACGGACTTGTCACTCCATGGTTACGGTTGCTAAGCTCTGATTGGACAATAGTCTTTAGAAGAACAAGGTAGCTACAAAAAcatacgttttgttttttcggtGTTACTCGAATTTTTGATTTCCTTTCTTACTGCTTCCAGTTGTCTCGCTTTAACAGCAGCTTCtggttcaaaaaaaacaaaacggtgGTTACACAAAGTACGGGCAAAACATTGTACAACCTCACTAGGTCATCGAAACAGagcgaaaaaacaaacaaacaaaagttccTGAGATCCTGTTATACATATGGATGGATAtgctacatttcattttataaattgtgtgtttttactgcatAAATTCACAATTATAATTAAGAGAAAACGCGTTTCCTCTTGACCCGTCGCTCCATAGTTACGGTTGCTAAGCTGATGGGTTTGTTTACGACAACGTAAAACTATTTACAGTATACtcaatacaaatgaaaaaactgTCATACCTTTAGTTTTTTCCGAGTTACTCaggctgctgttttctttgagTACAATTACTAGAAATACAGACAAGAGAATAGTAATTATTTGCtgtttaatgataataataataataaatgggcAGAAAGTACCTTTATCAGATATTCTGCTGAATTCTTTGTGGAGGTTTTCATCCAGACTCTCCTTCAGATCAGCCAGGGCCCCTCTCATTGTTTTATACATCAAATACAGAAGTGCATCAGTGTTGGGCATCTCAGCAGGCTTTGTATGGAAATGAAGAGACTTGCACTTCTGCAGTGACATGcgacaaaaacaaattagagGACAGTATTTGAATGCAAGCGCATACCTGGACACGTCAAGAGGAAGTGAAGtggattttaaagtttttatgtttttccacCATTCCTAACATCaaaactccacacagaacaGGAAGTATTTCAGCCGTCATTGGTAAAAACCTAAGCACAATAAATTTCACACTGGTTAAAGGTAAATTATACAAAAAAGGTGAGCTCAAGCTTTCAGACACATGTcaaagatgcaaaaaaacaatacagtaGGCTAAAACTGGGTCATTTCAGCTCAACAACATGCATTTGATATGAACATGTGACTGGACTTACATAGTTTATTCTTTTTGCTCAATTACAGCAAATCTCGTCATTTAATTTCTAGATTACACATCTATTAAATAGCGGTTAAATTAACCGTAAAGCAGTCCTGCAGTAATTTGACAGGAAATAACTAAAATCATGTTTATAATGGCAGAATGACCAAAAGAAAGCACGCGTTTGTGTATTCCTTTTAAATGAGGAGTACAGCTCTGGTCTCTGACTGGATATTTGTGCTCTGTTTAGACAAGTGATTAATGCCTCATGTCTAATGAACTCTAATTCTTTGGTGTAGATTTTAGGTTTTATGAATACAAGCGTTGAAATATACATTACAACCTCATAAAAACGACTCTAAATGATTATCACTAAAtaaatgttgtcatgttgtcagTTCTGACAATCTGGTCTGTAAAGAGAGAACCTGTTACAGTACTGAATGTCCATAATTCCCACATTTTTCTGTGTGAGTAAACTTTTCTGTGTGGACCTGGAGGAAGTGGATGTGGTCCTCGGTATGAGAGAGCTTCTCCAGCTCAGCCTCGGTCCTCCTGAGCTCGCCTATCTCCCTCTGTATCTTCTCCAGCGCCTCCTCAGCCTGACTGACGGCCGCTCTCTCCTGGACTCTGATGAGCTCCTTCACCTCACAGCTTTGCTTCTCGATGGATCGGCTCAGCTTGGAGAAAATCCGCTCACTCTCCTCCACGGCTGCCTCTGCCGAGTGCTGTGGAGGATAAGGTTTTCTCTCTTGGGTCTCATGTAAAccacaatttttttatttttttattgtgcacagcactgcaacaacacattAACAGCAACTATAGTTGAAATGCACTCACCTTGAAGTACCTAATAACATATCTAATTTCCTTCTCCGTGTCCCTCAGTTTCTGCACGGACTTCAAAGAGGCTTCTTGAAGTTTTTTCTAAGAGAATAAAAGACATGAATATCACATGGAGCAGTCCCTCGTGCTGCTTTCCACGGATGGAAATGTTTGATTTCACAATCAAAAGGACTGGATTACACAAGAAGGTCTTTGGTCCATCAGCTGCAGAGACATCAGAGCACCAGATAAGACTTCTGGAGGTACAAATTACTCTACCTGTGTTCAATATTTTAGCTGCTAAAGTCTTTACACCAGACTTGAAAAAGTATTACACCATATACCGTATACAAAATAAGGGGCAGGTATTATGTCTCTGCTCCGACTTCAAACACCCAACACAGAAAAAGGATGATGCCCATTAGTACTTGGGGGGGGGGTATTTTACAGTCACAAAGCTCAGTACAGTACAGTCTTATGGGAGGTATTAGCATTGGAGCTAGCATAGATTAGCACAAAACTAGGGAAGCGTTACTAGGCAACCGTCAGACACTGCAGGAAGTTACTATTCCGAGGCAAGATAGGTTGTATCAACATTAGGACAAACAGTGAGCTATTCACTCATGTCCAGTTCTTTTGAGAATGGTGTTGGTCGTTAACAGAAAGCACGGACGCCTCACTTCATCCCTAAACGTTTGGTCAGGAAGGCCATCAAATGAAGCTTCCTCCTGCTATTGAACCTTTGCCCTAAATGAGATCGCTCTAAACCACAACTCTGTCTTTCATGTATATCATTTCCTTTGTGGTGTACATATTACCTgcgatgacacacacacagttatttatCCATAACATGCTGCTCCTCTTCATAAGTCATTTAAAGGAAATTCCCCTCATTGGACACAACtagaatatattaaaaatatattaataagatatgttaacattttaaatcaaatagtGGGAGTAGTAGGCGTCGTACAAGGTGCAGTTTGGGTGCCTTTCTTAAGGGATTTTTTAGCCATGGATTTAGAGGGAATTCGTACCAGTGACCCCACAAGCCCAAGTACTTTTCTCTAACTAGCAGATCATTGGTTTAATGTTGTGTCAACATCAAATCTCTAAGGctggggtcttcaatgtttttcaggtcaaggacccccaaactgatgttatatatgttttatacattaaactcggcctagtgctatttatacagaCATTATTATCGTTTTGCACTTAATATTAAGCCATTCaaacattatttcttttacttcaaacatgtgcaacagtcggctgctgactgaaagataacatcttctgcctccatttatccctttactaaaatattttggattcatgtcaGTGCgcattttaagaaatttaaattaacagggaaaataataaaaagaaatatgaaaaatgtctaatcaaccaaaaatgttttgaccccccctgcagtacctccgtgaaCCCCCTGCAGGTCgccgaccccctgttgaagacctatggggTTATTTGCACTAATAGTTTCCATAGTTTTACATCCTAATCCTCTGGATTACTTACTTAGATTCTTCAAATTTCACTCAAAACCACAATTTATTCATCTAGTTCTTGGTTATTAGCAGCTATTTATCTGCTTTCACACGACTACCAACCATTAATAATAAACAGACACGTGACATCTGAGTGCCCCTTTAAAGTCAAATCCTCAGCAGCAtaagcaacagcagcagcagtagtagtagtagtagtaaaatagtaaaaatctACATGGAGTGCTCTCTATAAATTCCAGAGTCAGTGTGTTATCTAAGCCGCAGTCAATCAAACCATAAACACATTTGAAGTTCGTGAATGATTAAGTTCCCTGTAAACAGTCCCCACCCACCTGTTGTCTGTCCCTCTCGTCCACCGCCGGGACCGTCTCGTGGCCCCGGTGTCTCTCTTTGACGCActgcgaacacacacactgctgctcgACGTGACAGTACAGGCGCAGCAGCTTGTCGTGCTGCGGGCACAGCTTCTCTCTCGGCTGCTCCGTGGGCGCGATCAGTTTGTGGGACTTGCCGTGGAAGCGCTGTTCGTGGGCTCTCAGGTGGCCCGCGCAGTAAGACTCCGAGCACGCGAGGCAGGACTTGACAGCCCTGCTTTTCCTCCCCGGGCAAACGCCGCACCTCACGTCCTCCGGTTTGGCCAGGGGGGGACGGGCAGCATCGTGGAATCCGCTTCGCTGAAACTTCTCCACCACTTCCCCGAGAACCGTGTTCCTGCTCAGCAGAGGTCTCGGGTTGAACACCTGCctgcactgagggcagctgtaCTGGCCTTTCTGCTTGGGCCTGTTCCAGTAGTCTTCAATGCAGTCCAGGCAGTAGCTGTGTCCGCAGGGGATCGTCACCGGGTCCCTCAACACGTCCAGGCACACCGAACAGCAGAACTGGTCCTGCTCTATGGAAATAGTCGCAGCTGCCATTTCCCTCCGTGAGTGAACTGAACAGGGAAGGAACAAAGATGGGCGTAGTTCACAGGTGCACTGATCACGGCTTCTCGGgtttcagctgctgctctctgtgaAGCCTCCAATCACAGCCAAACACCGGCAAACAGGCCCGTCCCCGACGAACTGGGAAAACCCCCCCTGTCTCTGTGGAGCCTCCCACGGCCTCTCCACCTCACACCTAGACACTTCACTTCAGCGTTATCTGACACGccgctgtttgtgtgtgcgaaGAAGTCAACCCTCTGCACCCAAAGCCCGTATTTTTTTCTCGAGTAGTGTGAGTTGTAAACAAACCCGGAGTGAACGCCACATGAGAAAATGAattctgtttatttaatgtcatCATGTAATTTGGCTACATTGTCCTTAAAGCATTAAATCATTTCAGTCACAGAgtttttttggttaaaaatgaaaaatatgtataaaagaataaaaactaaaactgtaaTAAACTACGTGTTAACCTCTGTCCAAATACTGAAACGAGATGCAGTGTCTCAGTCCTACTTTTAGCTGCTTAATACTTAATAAAGTAACCGCGTGGTGCACGTGGCCTTCGGCGCCACTTTGCTCTTTTCGCTAGGATGCGAGGTTCAAGTAAATCTGACAGCAAAGCCGTGACGTGAATGAGGATAAAACATTAGAACTGTCCCACACACAGCGCAGATCTGTGAGAATAGTCAGATGTGATGGCACCCGCAGCCCGAAATGTTTGACGTCGTCTATTTCCTTCTGGCGTGAGCGCGTCGCTGGGGGTGTCTCTGTCTGGATCCTGAAGACAGTTTGGACCCTGAGCAAGTAGAAGAGGGATTATTAGGATGCTCCTGTGCATTTAACATGGGTATCAGGGGtaaattattacaaataaaatgcacttgaataatgaataatatacAGTGACGTTACGGTGATGGAAATatgacatttctgttttcttcaggCTGTTTTTACACAtggatgaaaaatatttttaactaaTTATTTGAACTATAAGTTCAAATAATTACTAGCAagtgatgatttttttcttacattgtATTTCTaaattgctgctgctttttataaatattatttattgttttctttcccctttttaacctattgtgatattgtgatataaCACCTTGTATTTCACTTTTAGGATGAACTTTACCACCTGGCCGGGGACTACAGCTGtaaattagcttaattagctaaaGCTGCCCCTTGATTAATAGGGACTGtccacaataaaataataaaaataaaataaaaaataataatttaatagtaGGTAGTACAGCGTGTGTGAACGTGAAATACTGTCAAGTGCTTTAAgtagaaaagtgctacataGTAACTACCAATTATATCATATGATCATAAGATTAAGACAGTTTTAAATGCgagtgtttttatgtatttagcGTGTACATGTGAGACCATGTGAAATATTCACatatacaacagaaaaatggaaacattGGAAAATATAAGATTATACTCAGCTAATttttatattacaaaaaaaaagagcagtatGGTTGATTACAAAATCATATTACTGAGAACCATCTAATGGCCTAAAATTTAATGAAACAGTTAAATTTAATGAATTAGTAAAATTTGAGATTGCTGCATATTATGTATAtagtgtataaaaaaaatattctaagCATGTTTGAAGAAAGACATTAAGAACTCAAAGGAACTGATGTGTTCAACAAATTAAaggtgaaaacaaatacaaaaagtaaaTGCATCTTCATAAAGGGGTGAATTTATGGAACAAACTggaggagaaattaaaaatgtgtgaaactaTTCAGAAATTTAAAAGACTTTTCAAAAAtaagtatatataaataagtagTATGTAAGTATgttactactattactattattactattatcataACTGGAAATGTCTGTAAAGTAACTGTACCCACTTTGAGAATGACCAAATAAAaactattcattcattcattcattcattcaaaaggaagaaagaaactgaGATACAACCTAGTCTAATACTTTGGCCTCATGAGTTCTTTTATTTCAGATCAAGTTCATTTCCCTACTAAATTAATACTTTTGTATTTCCACCTAcgtaagcgtgtgtgtgtaatttaggGCTTTTCAATTATATCTTTTATGTTGTTActtgaaagacagagaaaatgagTCTGGATGTTTCAGTgcattttcattgcatttttttaaaatctggcactacaaaaaaaaaaaaaaaaaaaaaaaaaaaaatatatatatatatatatatatatatataaatatataaatcatcaACCATCAAAATAAGTGTTGCTACTGATAATTGACATGTTGACAAGGCTCTAATAATGCCTCCAAGAAAAAGACACTTTGCATttatattattgaaaatatctcactttttgagtttttttctcttttttttgaaaaaatgttgtgatcaTCAGAAACATTGGCATATAACAGGTgaaaagccagaaaaaaatctaacttttggtatttatgattaatACTGCAgcggattaaaagatttatggaa encodes:
- the LOC125010647 gene encoding E3 ubiquitin/ISG15 ligase TRIM25-like, with amino-acid sequence MAQAGVLLDKDQFNCSICLDVLKDPVTIPCGHSYCSRCIQNYWDQDDYLGVFVCPQCRQNFNPRPALNRNTMLADVVDRFRKTRLSEASAPPAQTSLAQADDVECDVCTGSKNKAVKSCLVCLASYCDAHVQPHYESAAFKKHKLVSASKRLQETICPQHDKLLEVYCRTDKCCICYLCLTDEHKGHDTVLVEAEIQQKQMQLGDMKHSSQMRAQQREKEAQELRQAIFSLTRSARAASEESDSVFSELIRSIELKRFEVRELIKAQEKMAVSDAEQLLERIQKEIAELKKSEAELDKVSNTEDPVSFLQSCQSLHAPPGLPALPLVTSDPGLTVLPVMTALSDFKGLLQEVCQEGFVSIYEKVKDVVIVGHQNPPVQHDATQSGDAGSAEHMETPILISPSGLDQTPISPLNPFLSAPPAMPTFAFTPFGSKLSSGSRQRHPQRRAHRSRDQCTCELRPSLFLPCSVHSRREMAAATISIEQDQFCCSVCLDVLRDPVTIPCGHSYCLDCIEDYWNRPKQKGQYSCPQCRQVFNPRPLLSRNTVLGEVVEKFQRSGFHDAARPPLAKPEDVRCGVCPGRKSRAVKSCLACSESYCAGHLRAHEQRFHGKSHKLIAPTEQPREKLCPQHDKLLRLYCHVEQQCVCSQCVKERHRGHETVPAVDERDRQQKKLQEASLKSVQKLRDTEKEIRYVIRYFKHSAEAAVEESERIFSKLSRSIEKQSCEVKELIRVQERAAVSQAEEALEKIQREIGELRRTEAELEKLSHTEDHIHFLQKCKSLHFHTKPAEMPNTDALLYLMYKTMRGALADLKESLDENLHKEFSRISDKVIVLKENSSLSNSEKTKEAAVKARQLEAVRKEIKNSSNTEKTKPKDIEISFNTEPKTRADFLQYHSDITLDPNSANPFLWFSDGRRGVTTRSEAQPYPDHPDRFTSWAQVLCRAGMAGRCYWEVEWSGSGGVSIGICYKNMSRSGGGSDSKLGHNSKSWSLDCSNTDCSFQHNKESVTIATSCSSRIGVYLDFRGGTLSFYNVSETMVPIYKAKTTFTQPVYPGFWVGLGSTLKLSSLQV